A part of bacterium genomic DNA contains:
- a CDS encoding helix-turn-helix transcriptional regulator, which produces MGEHEASLKEEGLDRAQLKRAMDPLRSFTLQLEEEVEAYERMQRGSFDPIDNLAGLGGLLMAARVFSGLSQRDLAQRLEVHESQVSRDERNEYRTVTVERANRILDAIGVVELHSVMRPKSA; this is translated from the coding sequence ATGGGCGAACACGAGGCGTCTCTGAAGGAAGAAGGCCTCGACCGCGCGCAGCTCAAGCGCGCGATGGATCCGCTGCGGTCGTTCACGCTACAGCTGGAGGAAGAAGTCGAGGCCTACGAGCGCATGCAGCGTGGAAGCTTTGATCCAATTGACAACCTTGCGGGTCTCGGCGGCCTGCTGATGGCCGCACGAGTGTTTTCCGGACTCAGTCAGCGGGATCTCGCACAGCGCTTGGAGGTCCACGAGTCGCAAGTGTCTCGGGATGAGCGGAACGAATATCGGACGGTCACCGTGGAGCGCGCGAATCGCATTCTGGATGCGATTGGTGTGGTCGAACTTCATTCGGTGATGCGCCCGAAGTCTGCATAG
- the tnpB gene encoding IS66 family insertion sequence element accessory protein TnpB, with the protein MMRPGEEVEVYLYRGIVDMRKSIDGLSAIVEQELGLNPFGAQLFVFCNRKRDKIKVLYWERSGFVLWYKRLEKARFPWPRRDKEDVLQMTGRELNWLLDGIDLFRIRPHEELSYRSVA; encoded by the coding sequence ATGATGCGGCCGGGGGAAGAAGTCGAGGTGTACTTGTACCGCGGGATCGTCGACATGCGGAAGTCGATCGATGGTCTCTCGGCGATTGTCGAGCAAGAGCTTGGCCTGAACCCGTTCGGGGCACAGCTCTTCGTCTTCTGCAATCGCAAGCGCGACAAGATCAAGGTCTTGTACTGGGAGAGGAGTGGTTTCGTCCTCTGGTACAAGCGCCTCGAGAAGGCACGCTTCCCTTGGCCTCGGCGCGACAAAGAGGACGTCCTTCAGATGACAGGCCGCGAGCTCAACTGGCTCCTCGACGGGATCGACTTGTTTCGCATTCGACCGCATGAGGAGCTCTCGTACCGAAGCGTGGCGTAG
- a CDS encoding IS66 family transposase: MARTSMPTSVDALQGLVVELQSTIDEQAERVAFLEEWNRLLRAQRFGSRSEKAPPEQGRLFNEAEVLAREEEEEVAIAVPAHTRKKRGRRPLPDFLPVCEVLHDLSEAEKVCPHDSAHRLAEIGREQSDQLRFIPATVEIVRHIRPKYACPSCKRGVRIAPMPKLPVPKSIATPSLLAQVATSKYVDGLPLYRQEKIFERLGLDLSRATLASWMVKMGDLVEPLVEKIRGEVRSGSFIQCDETPFQVLKEPGKRAESQSYLWALRGGTERHPLLYYEYDPSRSGEVPKRLLRNFEGFLQTDGYEGYGAIGREPGVVHVGCWAHARRKFDEALRGQRGKKHPKKTAKQSKARQALTQIQALYRIERELKEATAEDRYAARQERTKPAMEKLRVWLDASIDTVPPQSLTGKAMHYLHRQWPKLVRVLEDGRIPLDTNRVENAIRPFVVGRKAWLFADTVAGARASANLYSLIETAKANRIEPWRYLNHLFEILPAIDQADQLDPLLPQNIDPDAIRPR; encoded by the coding sequence ATGGCGCGCACCTCGATGCCCACTTCGGTCGATGCACTCCAAGGACTCGTCGTCGAGTTGCAATCGACGATCGACGAGCAGGCTGAACGCGTCGCATTTCTCGAAGAGTGGAACCGACTGCTTCGCGCCCAACGCTTCGGCTCGCGGAGCGAGAAGGCTCCGCCCGAGCAAGGTCGCCTCTTCAATGAAGCCGAGGTCCTGGCGCGAGAGGAGGAGGAAGAGGTGGCGATCGCCGTCCCGGCGCACACCCGCAAGAAGCGAGGGCGAAGGCCGCTCCCGGACTTTCTACCCGTCTGCGAAGTGCTTCACGACCTCTCCGAGGCCGAGAAGGTCTGCCCGCACGATTCGGCCCACCGGCTCGCCGAGATCGGTCGCGAGCAGTCGGACCAGCTCCGATTCATCCCGGCCACCGTGGAGATCGTGCGCCACATCCGGCCGAAGTACGCGTGCCCGAGCTGCAAGCGAGGTGTTCGGATCGCGCCAATGCCGAAGCTCCCCGTGCCCAAGAGCATCGCGACGCCCTCGCTCTTGGCCCAGGTGGCGACCTCCAAGTACGTGGACGGGCTTCCCCTCTACCGGCAGGAGAAGATCTTCGAGCGGCTGGGTCTCGATCTCTCCCGCGCCACCTTGGCGTCTTGGATGGTGAAGATGGGGGATCTGGTAGAGCCCTTGGTCGAGAAGATCCGCGGTGAGGTGCGAAGCGGCTCGTTCATCCAGTGCGACGAGACGCCCTTCCAGGTCCTGAAAGAGCCGGGCAAGCGCGCCGAGAGCCAGTCCTACCTGTGGGCGCTGCGAGGGGGAACGGAGAGACATCCGCTCCTCTACTACGAGTACGACCCCTCGCGAAGCGGCGAAGTCCCCAAGCGGTTGCTTCGAAACTTCGAAGGCTTCTTGCAGACGGACGGCTACGAAGGCTACGGCGCGATCGGACGTGAGCCGGGCGTGGTGCACGTTGGGTGCTGGGCTCATGCGCGGAGGAAGTTCGACGAGGCCTTGCGGGGGCAACGCGGAAAGAAGCACCCGAAGAAGACGGCGAAGCAGAGCAAGGCGCGGCAGGCCCTCACCCAGATCCAGGCCCTCTACCGGATCGAGCGCGAGCTGAAGGAGGCCACGGCCGAAGACCGCTATGCCGCGCGACAAGAGCGCACGAAGCCGGCGATGGAGAAGCTGCGAGTGTGGCTCGACGCCTCGATCGATACGGTTCCGCCGCAGAGCCTCACCGGAAAGGCGATGCACTACCTGCATCGCCAATGGCCGAAGCTCGTCCGCGTGCTCGAGGACGGTCGGATTCCTCTCGACACCAACCGCGTAGAGAACGCGATTCGCCCCTTCGTCGTAGGGCGCAAGGCCTGGTTGTTCGCCGACACGGTGGCCGGGGCACGGGCCAGCGCGAACCTCTACAGCTTGATCGAGACCGCCAAGGCCAATCGCATCGAACCCTGGCGCTACCTCAACCATCTCTTCGAGATCCTTCCCGCGATCGACCAGGCCGACCAACTCGACCCTCTGCTCCCCCAGAACATCGACCCCGATGCAATCCGGCCACGCTGA
- the traG gene encoding IncP-type conjugal transfer protein TraG: MIRVPAATGSTVSAHAPIYDLGQDRPGARIGLYVTPVIAVVGVMVLIIWGVTEWVAWRFHFHPNLGAPAISPNATVRTVGLLLAFGFGSLSVASVWIDPLRRVIGTLVTFGAVAFTAAWIPVYAPWDVFRWGIRFGDTPGAEPIFSVAWHSIAIPGHLLFLVAMYVAWRRAKQNARGTDAHGSARWASPKEVATAGLLEGEGVFLGLFKKSAGDCGAYLRHGGSQHVLGFAPTRSGKGVGWVIPTLLTWPGSVLVHDIKGENWAQTAGWRAGALANRCLKFDPTCMDGSGARYNPLLEVRRGPLEVRDAQNIADMLVDSDGKGMKDHWDLTAEEVLVAAILHVLYAEPNKTLRGCLELLTDPKTDIQNVLSRMKRTEHDPTLVQGWLDSFSGEPTATHPVVSGAAQSLLNKSDNERSSVISSAVKCLSLWRDDIVAANTEACDFAIEDLVEHSEPVSLYLVVPPSDVSRMRPLIRLIVNTIGRRLTEKLNPSEGEAAPARRRLLLMMDEFPTLGRLDFFQTQLAYLAGYGIQAFLIVQDLSQLYAAYGRDESIVSNCHVRVAYAPNKVETAQLLSTMAGVMTVRKARRMYSGNRLSPWLSHVMEAEEESQRPLITPDEVMRLPEDNAIVFIAGERPIWAMKARYFADARLAKRAGLMPPDRCEPIPHGWQEWTHSAEESDHIDASTGRAGDAARADSAADTVSGGDLLDELLPDDETPAVQATADLA, from the coding sequence ATGATCCGTGTTCCCGCCGCGACCGGGAGCACCGTGAGCGCACACGCACCTATCTACGACTTGGGCCAAGACCGGCCCGGCGCTCGCATTGGCCTCTACGTGACGCCTGTCATCGCCGTGGTCGGGGTCATGGTGCTGATCATCTGGGGCGTCACCGAATGGGTGGCCTGGCGCTTCCATTTCCACCCGAATCTCGGCGCCCCAGCAATCTCACCCAACGCGACGGTCCGGACAGTGGGGCTCCTCTTGGCCTTCGGGTTCGGCAGCCTCTCAGTGGCTTCGGTGTGGATCGACCCGTTGCGCCGTGTGATTGGCACGCTGGTGACCTTCGGGGCTGTGGCGTTTACGGCCGCCTGGATCCCCGTCTACGCGCCCTGGGACGTCTTCCGGTGGGGAATTCGCTTCGGCGACACGCCGGGCGCGGAGCCGATCTTCTCGGTCGCCTGGCACTCCATTGCGATCCCCGGACACCTGCTCTTCCTGGTGGCGATGTACGTCGCCTGGCGACGCGCCAAGCAGAACGCCCGGGGCACAGACGCCCATGGGTCCGCGCGATGGGCGTCGCCGAAGGAGGTTGCGACGGCGGGGCTCCTCGAGGGTGAGGGCGTCTTCCTCGGTCTCTTCAAGAAGAGCGCTGGAGATTGTGGCGCCTATCTGCGGCACGGAGGATCACAGCACGTTCTCGGCTTCGCACCGACGCGCTCGGGAAAAGGCGTGGGCTGGGTGATCCCGACGCTCCTCACGTGGCCAGGGAGCGTCCTCGTCCACGACATCAAGGGCGAGAACTGGGCCCAAACGGCCGGCTGGCGGGCGGGTGCGCTCGCGAACCGATGCCTCAAGTTCGACCCCACCTGTATGGATGGGTCGGGAGCCCGGTACAATCCACTCCTCGAAGTGCGCCGCGGCCCGCTTGAGGTGCGCGACGCCCAGAACATTGCTGACATGCTCGTCGATTCCGATGGCAAGGGCATGAAGGACCACTGGGATCTGACGGCCGAGGAAGTATTGGTAGCGGCGATCCTCCACGTGCTCTACGCCGAGCCGAACAAGACGCTGCGTGGGTGCCTCGAGCTCCTGACCGACCCGAAGACCGACATCCAGAACGTGCTCTCTCGCATGAAGCGGACCGAGCACGATCCGACGCTCGTGCAGGGTTGGCTCGACTCGTTCAGTGGGGAACCAACGGCCACACATCCGGTCGTGTCCGGCGCCGCCCAGTCGCTCCTCAACAAGAGCGACAACGAGCGTTCGTCGGTGATCTCGTCGGCAGTGAAGTGCCTCTCGCTCTGGCGCGACGACATCGTGGCGGCGAACACCGAGGCCTGCGACTTCGCGATCGAGGACCTGGTCGAGCACTCGGAACCGGTGAGCCTCTACCTGGTCGTTCCGCCGTCGGACGTGAGCCGCATGCGCCCCCTCATCCGGCTCATCGTCAATACGATTGGGCGGCGGCTCACGGAGAAGCTGAACCCGTCGGAAGGGGAGGCGGCCCCCGCTCGCCGTCGGCTGCTCCTCATGATGGACGAGTTTCCGACACTCGGTCGCCTCGACTTCTTCCAGACCCAGCTTGCTTACCTGGCCGGCTATGGCATCCAGGCCTTCCTGATCGTGCAGGATCTCTCGCAGCTCTACGCGGCCTATGGCCGCGACGAGAGCATCGTTTCCAACTGTCACGTACGCGTCGCCTACGCACCGAACAAGGTTGAGACGGCACAGCTCCTGTCGACGATGGCTGGGGTCATGACTGTGAGGAAGGCTCGCCGAATGTACTCCGGCAACCGCCTTTCGCCCTGGCTGTCCCATGTGATGGAGGCGGAGGAGGAGTCGCAGCGCCCCCTGATCACGCCGGACGAGGTCATGCGCCTCCCCGAGGACAACGCGATTGTCTTCATCGCTGGGGAGCGACCGATCTGGGCGATGAAGGCGCGCTACTTCGCCGACGCGAGGCTTGCGAAGCGGGCGGGGTTGATGCCGCCCGATCGGTGCGAGCCGATTCCTCACGGGTGGCAGGAATGGACGCACTCAGCTGAAGAATCCGACCACATTGATGCGTCGACGGGGAGAGCAGGGGATGCCGCCCGTGCCGACTCGGCAGCTGACACAGTGTCGGGCGGAGACCTTCTCGACGAGTTGCTCCCCGATGATGAGACTCCCGCCGTTCAGGCGACTGCTGATCTCGCGTGA
- a CDS encoding DUF1330 domain-containing protein, which produces MAVRNRPTLWPDAETTRAVWHSPEYWRVRELRANAGEVNVVVAEAV; this is translated from the coding sequence GTGGCCGTACGTAACCGACCAACCCTGTGGCCCGATGCTGAAACTACACGGGCGGTTTGGCACTCCCCGGAATACTGGAGGGTTCGCGAACTTCGTGCCAACGCTGGTGAGGTGAACGTCGTCGTGGCCGAGGCGGTTTGA
- a CDS encoding thioesterase family protein: MGDFECDTRLTPVSGTQGHYRTVLSEDWNIWGPNGGYLAGIALRAVGLEAKVPRPASFHGHFLSVARFEEVDVTVAPVRLGRRSESFQVSMTQKGKPILEGLVRTAALGPGLEHNVAVMPDVPAPEGLRNVETLLADFGREDESKHAFWNNIERRPIDPERLRGEWKAGPPVDRNWYRFRPRDRFDDPFLEAGRALLLLDTLTWPAACQPHVPDPAFIAPNLDVTAWFHAAAADEPWLLGDIESSVASDGLMGTTGKVWSRTGRLLATGGAQLFCVPAPVA, from the coding sequence ATGGGCGACTTCGAATGCGATACGAGGCTTACCCCCGTGTCGGGCACGCAGGGGCACTACCGCACCGTGCTGTCCGAGGATTGGAATATCTGGGGACCGAACGGCGGCTACCTCGCGGGCATCGCGTTGCGGGCGGTGGGGCTTGAAGCGAAGGTCCCGCGACCAGCGAGCTTTCACGGCCATTTTCTGTCGGTGGCCCGTTTCGAGGAGGTGGACGTCACAGTGGCCCCCGTTCGGCTCGGGCGACGTTCCGAGTCATTCCAGGTTTCGATGACACAGAAGGGAAAGCCCATCCTTGAGGGACTGGTCCGCACTGCGGCACTTGGGCCGGGGCTTGAGCACAACGTGGCGGTGATGCCCGATGTGCCAGCGCCGGAGGGACTGCGCAACGTCGAGACTTTGCTGGCGGATTTCGGCAGAGAGGACGAGTCGAAGCACGCGTTCTGGAACAACATCGAACGTAGGCCCATTGATCCCGAGCGGCTGCGCGGCGAATGGAAGGCGGGACCGCCGGTCGATCGCAACTGGTATCGCTTCCGACCTCGGGACCGCTTCGATGATCCGTTTCTCGAAGCGGGACGGGCGCTGCTGCTCCTGGACACGCTCACCTGGCCCGCAGCGTGCCAGCCCCATGTGCCGGATCCTGCCTTCATAGCGCCGAACCTAGACGTAACCGCTTGGTTTCATGCGGCGGCGGCCGACGAGCCCTGGCTGCTCGGGGACATCGAGAGCAGCGTCGCTTCCGATGGATTGATGGGGACGACAGGGAAGGTCTGGAGCCGGACCGGCCGCCTACTCGCGACGGGCGGTGCCCAGCTCTTCTGTGTTCCCGCTCCCGTGGCCTAA
- a CDS encoding DUF3363 domain-containing protein, protein MPEGKGPYELPHSRRTPSDEGAGRRARQLRARLRRMAGRYRHPRTKPSRRNAPGPNAQRSTMKIKFRGPSGGAGWAAHGRYIARQAARSDPENKGLGFDAEREDVKVSSTLSEWERTGDKRVWSLVVSPENGARMDLQQHTRDLLGVLEKDLRTRLVWVAVVHDHTDHPHVHIALRGRREDGNPLFVDRETISYGVRFRSQELATRELGPRTPADRARAREAGVTARYVGALDHEIERQAGEGRAVEFRTQPAPGSHAGFLWRRLEHLESLGVAEKQRPGRWTLPKGFRDDLRRVQHLRDIQRALGDPEVSLSEPARKVEITRITVGRELTGRMAGTLFDERTERVHLVVEGTDGVVHVVPQTRPVERTRADGWLRTGTVLTLVGRPIEREGSTWARVQPGDHGSFEAQCQEARPTTALDRDALRAVRDRGALPDGAGAGSRFGRAWREGVRGRRDVLLRAALVEEEIDRGEARLRLSAKGERMMEDCGHERAPVKLDELRRSDTGLREAPVDPGQQLRGKLTALAYDRDGQQYAVLDTGCERFAVPTDQNDLLIDRDYRAQSRLEQEADRRRIVWQLDDVERQRDLSQGLDR, encoded by the coding sequence GTGCCCGAGGGAAAGGGCCCCTACGAGCTTCCGCACTCGCGGCGTACTCCGAGCGACGAAGGTGCTGGACGCCGAGCGCGACAGCTACGCGCCCGCCTTCGTCGGATGGCCGGCCGCTATCGGCACCCGCGAACGAAGCCCTCGCGCCGCAATGCACCCGGACCGAACGCCCAGCGCAGCACTATGAAGATCAAGTTCCGCGGGCCGTCGGGTGGCGCCGGCTGGGCCGCCCATGGCCGCTACATCGCCCGCCAGGCCGCACGCTCCGATCCCGAGAACAAGGGGCTTGGCTTCGACGCCGAACGCGAGGACGTGAAGGTGTCATCGACCCTCAGCGAGTGGGAGCGCACCGGTGACAAGCGAGTCTGGAGCCTGGTGGTGTCGCCCGAGAATGGGGCGCGGATGGATCTCCAACAGCACACCCGCGACCTTCTCGGAGTGCTCGAAAAGGACCTCCGAACCCGTCTCGTATGGGTCGCCGTGGTACACGACCACACCGACCACCCCCATGTTCACATCGCGTTGCGCGGCCGCCGGGAGGACGGCAACCCGCTCTTCGTCGATCGCGAGACGATCTCGTACGGAGTGAGATTCCGCAGCCAGGAACTCGCGACCCGCGAGCTTGGCCCGCGCACGCCGGCGGACCGGGCCCGCGCACGCGAGGCGGGCGTGACGGCGCGCTACGTGGGCGCGCTCGACCACGAGATCGAGCGCCAGGCAGGGGAGGGCAGGGCGGTCGAGTTCCGTACACAGCCCGCGCCTGGAAGCCATGCGGGTTTCCTCTGGCGGCGGCTCGAGCACCTGGAGTCCCTGGGCGTCGCAGAGAAGCAGCGGCCGGGTCGCTGGACGCTGCCCAAGGGATTCCGCGACGACCTCCGCCGTGTGCAGCACCTGCGCGACATCCAGCGAGCCCTCGGCGATCCCGAAGTCTCGCTCAGCGAGCCTGCGCGGAAGGTCGAGATCACCCGGATCACGGTGGGTCGTGAACTCACCGGTCGTATGGCCGGCACGCTCTTCGATGAGCGGACCGAGCGAGTCCACCTCGTGGTCGAGGGGACGGACGGCGTCGTCCACGTCGTCCCCCAGACGCGCCCTGTGGAGCGAACTCGTGCGGACGGGTGGCTTCGAACTGGAACCGTCCTGACGCTGGTGGGGCGTCCGATCGAACGCGAAGGGAGCACCTGGGCCCGAGTACAGCCGGGCGACCATGGTTCATTCGAGGCTCAATGCCAGGAAGCGCGGCCGACCACAGCGCTTGATCGCGATGCGCTCCGCGCGGTCCGCGATCGCGGCGCGCTGCCCGATGGCGCCGGAGCGGGGTCGCGTTTCGGCCGAGCTTGGCGCGAAGGGGTGCGTGGCCGCCGCGACGTGCTTCTGCGCGCGGCCCTTGTCGAGGAGGAGATCGACCGAGGCGAGGCTCGCCTTCGTCTCTCAGCCAAGGGAGAGCGGATGATGGAGGACTGCGGACACGAGCGGGCGCCGGTGAAACTCGATGAGCTGCGACGATCCGATACGGGACTTCGCGAGGCGCCCGTCGATCCTGGCCAGCAGCTTCGAGGCAAGCTCACGGCACTCGCCTATGACCGGGATGGCCAGCAGTACGCTGTCCTCGACACGGGTTGCGAGCGATTCGCCGTCCCGACGGATCAGAACGACCTTCTGATCGATCGGGACTATCGTGCTCAGTCTCGCCTCGAACAAGAAGCTGATCGGCGCCGGATCGTCTGGCAGCTCGACGACGTCGAGAGGCAGCGCGATCTTAGCCAAGGACTGGATCGCTAG
- a CDS encoding conjugal transfer protein TraD: protein MGAARTSVLHTREQGKRVHVLANLGGLTAIAGLEHVEPDLLLGVLLEVGDRLPRMKPDRVEAMRQRGAAKLDERGTSKRAWSAHKTARELHNVHLTSDQIRWLLRRLGAPTPAHPDELASALSDAVMEA from the coding sequence ATGGGAGCAGCAAGAACGAGCGTCCTGCACACGCGAGAGCAGGGCAAGCGTGTCCACGTTCTCGCGAACCTGGGCGGCCTGACCGCGATCGCCGGGCTCGAGCACGTCGAGCCGGATCTCCTCCTGGGTGTGCTCCTCGAGGTAGGCGATCGCCTCCCGCGGATGAAACCGGATCGAGTCGAGGCGATGCGCCAACGCGGCGCCGCCAAGCTCGACGAGCGAGGGACGAGCAAGCGTGCCTGGAGTGCCCACAAGACCGCGCGCGAGCTTCACAACGTCCATCTCACCAGCGACCAGATCCGTTGGCTCCTCAGGCGCCTTGGCGCTCCGACTCCTGCGCACCCAGACGAGCTTGCCAGTGCACTCTCGGATGCAGTGATGGAGGCCTGA
- the traF gene encoding conjugative transfer signal peptidase TraF yields the protein MRKRIVVGILAVSALLVGVGLALDVRVNWTTSMPLGFYRRIAPVLERDAWVAICLEGEAARIAEERGYVIRGRCESGLAPIFKRIAAVPGDRVAMSKAGVRINGEVIAKSATKEVDSRGRPLAHAEEGEVVIESGRYFVLGMNTARSWDSRYFGAVSEHQIIAGARPLWTLQE from the coding sequence ATGCGCAAGCGAATCGTCGTCGGCATTCTTGCTGTGAGTGCGCTCCTTGTGGGCGTTGGCTTGGCACTCGACGTGCGCGTGAACTGGACGACGTCGATGCCGCTTGGCTTCTATCGCCGGATCGCTCCTGTGCTCGAGCGTGATGCCTGGGTCGCGATCTGCCTCGAAGGCGAGGCTGCACGCATCGCGGAGGAGCGAGGCTATGTCATCCGCGGGAGATGCGAGAGCGGTCTCGCACCGATCTTCAAGCGCATTGCCGCTGTACCGGGGGACCGGGTTGCGATGTCGAAGGCGGGAGTTCGCATCAACGGCGAGGTGATCGCGAAGAGTGCGACCAAGGAAGTTGATAGCCGCGGGCGCCCACTGGCGCACGCGGAAGAGGGTGAAGTCGTGATCGAGTCCGGTCGCTATTTCGTGCTCGGCATGAACACAGCGCGTAGCTGGGATAGCCGCTATTTCGGCGCCGTTTCGGAACACCAGATCATCGCAGGAGCGAGACCATTGTGGACGTTGCAGGAGTGA